One Streptomyces coeruleorubidus DNA segment encodes these proteins:
- a CDS encoding DUF817 domain-containing protein yields the protein MIPTSFPGPWAAPVRQLLDFAWTQTRACAFAIALLSGVAVSALLPDLPVARYDLLVVYGVLLTLVFWLRGWENGRDVAVIAVCHVIGLAFELVKVSLGSWSYPEPGVLKFAGVPLYGGFLYAAVGSYVCRAWSLFDLALVRYRPRATAVVAAAVYVNFFSHHWLPDARWVLAGLLLAVTAGTTVCFTVRGVRRRMPLALSFVLIGFFLWVAENLATFVGAWRYPYQEHGWEPVGVEKFGAWALLISVTFVLAAVGRRSDREGQRPVR from the coding sequence ATGATCCCTACAAGCTTCCCCGGCCCCTGGGCCGCGCCGGTTCGGCAGTTGCTCGACTTCGCCTGGACGCAGACCCGGGCGTGCGCCTTCGCCATCGCGCTGCTGTCCGGCGTGGCCGTGTCCGCCCTGCTGCCCGACCTCCCCGTGGCGCGCTACGACCTGCTGGTGGTCTACGGCGTGCTGCTCACGCTGGTGTTCTGGCTGCGCGGTTGGGAGAACGGGCGGGACGTCGCCGTCATCGCGGTCTGTCACGTCATCGGGCTGGCCTTCGAGCTGGTGAAGGTGTCGTTGGGCTCATGGAGCTATCCGGAGCCGGGCGTGCTGAAGTTCGCCGGTGTTCCGCTGTACGGCGGGTTTCTGTACGCGGCTGTCGGCAGCTACGTGTGCCGGGCCTGGAGCCTTTTCGATCTCGCGCTCGTGCGCTACCGCCCGCGGGCGACGGCGGTGGTGGCCGCGGCCGTCTACGTCAACTTCTTCAGTCATCACTGGCTGCCCGACGCGCGCTGGGTGCTGGCGGGACTGCTGCTGGCCGTCACCGCGGGGACGACGGTGTGTTTCACGGTGCGGGGTGTGCGCCGGCGGATGCCGCTCGCGCTGTCGTTCGTCCTGATCGGGTTCTTCCTGTGGGTGGCGGAGAATCTCGCCACCTTCGTCGGTGCCTGGCGCTACCCGTACCAGGAGCACGGCTGGGAGCCGGTGGGCGTGGAGAAGTTCGGTGCCTGGGCGTTGCTGATCAGCGTCACCTTCGTCCTGGCGGCGGTCGGGCGGCGCTCGGACCGTGAGGGGCAGCGACCGGTGCGGTGA
- a CDS encoding PP2C family protein-serine/threonine phosphatase — protein MSRTGTTDDGDELLTRLGTLTAQARAQAEMQRSRVELAIALQRGMLPRDLPVADRLHLAVRYAPAYQGLNVGGDWYDAFTLGDGRIGLSIGDVQGHNIEAAAFMGQVRAGLRAVASVTSDPGEVLARTNDLLLSLGSDLFATCTFMRLDPCAGVLESARAGHLPCVWATADGKSGVTADEGGPPLGIQAGTSYPVTRYELTTGGVFVLLTDGVVEGPSLPLEEGLDQVMRLAGIAAVAGMDVDALAAALIKGAERVGHDDDAAVLVVGLDGPGAQP, from the coding sequence ATGTCCCGCACCGGCACGACGGACGACGGCGACGAGCTGCTGACCAGGCTCGGAACCCTGACGGCCCAGGCGCGTGCGCAGGCCGAGATGCAGCGCTCGCGGGTCGAGCTGGCCATCGCGCTGCAGCGCGGCATGCTCCCGCGCGACCTGCCCGTCGCCGACCGGCTGCATCTCGCCGTGCGGTACGCGCCCGCGTACCAGGGGCTCAACGTGGGCGGCGACTGGTACGACGCCTTCACGCTGGGCGACGGCCGGATCGGTCTGTCCATCGGTGACGTCCAGGGCCACAACATCGAGGCGGCCGCCTTCATGGGGCAGGTGCGGGCCGGGCTGCGGGCCGTGGCCTCGGTCACCAGCGATCCGGGCGAGGTCCTGGCCCGGACCAACGATCTGCTGCTGTCCCTGGGCTCCGACCTGTTCGCCACCTGCACCTTCATGCGACTCGACCCGTGTGCCGGCGTGCTGGAGAGCGCGCGGGCCGGGCACCTGCCCTGCGTCTGGGCCACGGCCGACGGGAAGTCCGGTGTCACCGCGGACGAGGGCGGGCCGCCCCTGGGGATCCAGGCGGGGACGTCGTATCCGGTGACGCGGTACGAGCTGACCACGGGTGGCGTGTTCGTGCTGCTCACGGACGGTGTCGTGGAGGGGCCCTCGTTGCCGCTCGAGGAGGGCCTCGACCAGGTGATGCGGCTCGCGGGCATCGCGGCCGTGGCGGGCATGGACGTGGACGCGCTCGCGGCAGCCCTGATCAAGGGTGCCGAGCGAGTGGGGCACGACGACGACGCCGCCGTGCTGGTGGTCGGCCTCGACGGGCCGGGGGCTCAGCCATAG
- a CDS encoding YceI family protein, with translation MNLFNRVVSSRRQAPPAPPQRPAGAPASPTAVLPDPDLVNLTGEWVVDPAHSRIGFSVRHAMVTTVRGCFLEYESRLYFDARNPARSRADLTLFTSSVDTGVEQRDAHLVGRDFLDAATYPRMRFTSTAVEQAGADLYRMSGDLTIKGISRPVVLEMTYIGHVTDPFGYERVGFDGTTTINRSDWGLTYNSRLAEGGAMVSEKVRLQLDIAAIRTAPAAG, from the coding sequence ATGAACCTGTTCAACCGCGTCGTGTCGTCCCGCCGGCAGGCGCCGCCAGCCCCCCCACAGCGTCCCGCAGGCGCACCGGCTTCCCCCACCGCCGTCCTGCCCGACCCCGACCTGGTGAACCTCACCGGCGAATGGGTCGTCGACCCCGCTCACAGCAGGATCGGCTTCTCCGTCCGGCATGCCATGGTGACCACCGTGCGCGGTTGTTTCCTGGAGTACGAAAGCCGTCTCTACTTCGACGCGCGCAACCCCGCCCGGTCACGGGCCGACCTCACACTGTTCACCTCCAGCGTCGACACCGGGGTGGAACAACGCGACGCCCACCTGGTCGGCCGTGACTTCCTCGATGCCGCGACCTATCCGCGTATGCGCTTCACCAGCACCGCGGTGGAACAGGCGGGCGCCGACCTCTATCGCATGTCGGGCGACCTCACCATCAAAGGTATATCGCGGCCGGTCGTACTGGAGATGACCTACATCGGACACGTCACCGACCCCTTCGGATACGAAAGGGTCGGATTCGACGGCACCACCACCATCAACCGCTCCGACTGGGGCCTGACGTACAACAGCAGGCTGGCCGAGGGAGGCGCGATGGTCAGCGAGAAGGTGCGTCTGCAACTCGACATCGCCGCCATCCGCACGGCCCCGGCGGCCGGCTGA
- a CDS encoding molybdenum cofactor biosysynthesis protein, translated as MAAENLPAGADLRHTRRNVLLKGADIDSCVGSTIALDCGTGPVVFAVHRPARPCAWMDVTIGPGAQRALRGPGGARCTPLSDGVITLGPARFRVVAGPDDAGP; from the coding sequence ATGGCCGCGGAGAACCTCCCGGCCGGCGCCGACCTCCGGCACACCCGCCGCAACGTCCTGCTCAAAGGTGCCGACATCGACTCCTGCGTCGGATCGACGATCGCCCTCGACTGCGGCACCGGGCCGGTGGTGTTCGCCGTGCACCGGCCGGCCCGGCCCTGTGCCTGGATGGACGTGACCATCGGCCCCGGCGCCCAGCGCGCCCTGCGCGGGCCGGGCGGTGCGCGGTGCACGCCGCTGAGCGACGGGGTGATCACGCTGGGCCCGGCGAGGTTCCGCGTCGTGGCCGGGCCCGACGACGCCGGGCCATGA
- a CDS encoding inorganic phosphate transporter, with protein MELTLVVLIIIVGLTFDFTNGFHDAANAIATSISTRALTPRAALTMAAVMNFFGAFLGTEVAQTVGSGIIAAPEDDSGLLLVMCALLGAIGWNVFTWWRGLPTSSSHALIGGLVGAALAASATVHWSGIVDKVVLPMLLSPLVGVALGYVLHVAILWLFRRSTPRRTTRRFRMAQTVSAAAMGLGHGLQDAQKTMGVIVLALVTAGWQDDFSVPLWVIAAVAAAMAAGTYSGGRRIITTLGRRIVHLDPPRGFAAETAAAAVLYTTAFLLKAPISTTQTITAAILGAGATRRASAVRWQVARSIVTAWVLTFFGAGIPAAAIYLVLHAVTGL; from the coding sequence ATGGAGCTCACTCTGGTGGTGCTGATCATCATCGTGGGGCTGACGTTCGACTTCACCAACGGCTTCCACGACGCCGCGAACGCGATCGCCACCTCGATCTCCACCAGGGCCCTGACGCCGCGCGCGGCGCTGACCATGGCCGCGGTGATGAACTTCTTCGGCGCCTTCCTCGGGACCGAGGTCGCCCAGACCGTCGGCAGCGGCATCATCGCCGCGCCCGAGGACGACTCGGGTCTGCTGCTGGTCATGTGCGCGCTCCTCGGGGCCATCGGGTGGAACGTGTTCACCTGGTGGCGCGGGCTGCCGACCTCGTCCTCGCACGCGCTGATCGGCGGGCTGGTCGGTGCCGCGCTCGCCGCCTCGGCCACCGTGCACTGGTCCGGGATCGTGGACAAGGTCGTCCTGCCGATGCTGCTCTCCCCGCTGGTCGGCGTGGCTCTCGGCTATGTGCTGCACGTGGCCATCCTGTGGCTGTTCCGCCGTTCGACGCCCCGGCGGACCACGCGCCGGTTCCGTATGGCACAGACCGTCTCCGCCGCCGCGATGGGGCTGGGGCACGGGTTGCAGGACGCGCAGAAGACCATGGGGGTCATCGTGCTCGCGCTGGTCACGGCGGGCTGGCAGGACGACTTCTCGGTTCCGCTGTGGGTGATCGCCGCCGTGGCGGCGGCCATGGCCGCCGGCACCTACAGCGGCGGGCGTCGCATCATCACCACCCTCGGCAGGCGCATCGTGCACCTCGATCCGCCGCGCGGGTTCGCCGCCGAGACCGCTGCCGCGGCCGTCCTCTACACCACCGCGTTCCTGCTGAAGGCGCCGATCTCCACCACGCAGACGATCACCGCGGCCATCCTGGGTGCCGGTGCCACCCGGCGCGCCTCGGCCGTACGCTGGCAGGTGGCCCGCTCGATCGTCACCGCCTGGGTGCTCACGTTCTTCGGCGCCGGGATTCCCGCCGCCGCGATCTACCTCGTCCTGCACGCCGTCACCGGTCTGTGA
- a CDS encoding VanW family protein: MRPRITSVPRLTSLPPLALAGGALAVGVGGLYLAGLMLTGGEIDSGTTVRGVEIGGLSRAEAVRKLERHLGAAAARELSVKVGDRTGTVDPRRAGLSFDVRETVDRAAGTGADPVSVIGGFFRSGGDIEPVVRLDEDKARAALGRLAKGLDQKVRDGAVAFDDGRVEQVAPRTGYALDVNGAVGPLRSSFLRGDTRSVTPLPARETRPKVTADEVRRAVRAFAGPAMSAPVTLTAGGKRFTVGQAVLGEHLAMRPDDSGRLRPELDAKALRDDPAVAGPLEDVTTTAENARLRPDGDKAVVTEDARLGQEVTDTALGKAVLPLLTKSGAERSGEVAVHRIQPEITRENAAELGLTETMSSFTVHFEPAEYRTKNVGRAVELVDGSLVRPDETWSFNRTVGERTEANGFVEGIIILNDQFTKASGGGVSAVATTVYNALFFAGVKPVEHGAHSFYIERYPEGREATVAWGSLDLRFTNDSGKAIYIQAESTDTSVTVSFLGTRKYDEIKSVKGPRTEVKKPEKKVSDDKECVPQTPLEGFDVTVERVFYNDGREVKREPFRTHYTPRDEIVCE, from the coding sequence ATGCGCCCCCGAATAACCTCCGTTCCGCGCCTCACGTCCCTTCCGCCCCTGGCCCTGGCCGGCGGCGCGCTGGCCGTGGGTGTCGGCGGGCTGTATCTCGCCGGGCTGATGCTGACGGGCGGGGAGATCGACTCCGGCACGACGGTGCGCGGGGTGGAGATCGGCGGCCTCAGCCGTGCGGAGGCGGTGCGGAAGCTGGAGCGGCATCTGGGGGCGGCCGCGGCGCGGGAACTGTCCGTGAAGGTCGGTGACCGCACGGGCACGGTCGATCCACGGCGCGCCGGGCTCTCCTTCGACGTCCGGGAGACCGTCGACCGGGCGGCAGGCACCGGCGCCGACCCGGTCAGCGTGATCGGCGGGTTCTTCCGCTCGGGCGGTGACATCGAGCCGGTCGTACGCCTCGACGAGGACAAGGCCAGGGCCGCCCTCGGCCGGCTGGCGAAGGGGCTCGACCAGAAGGTCCGCGACGGTGCCGTCGCCTTCGACGACGGGCGGGTCGAGCAGGTCGCACCCCGCACGGGGTACGCGCTGGACGTGAACGGCGCGGTCGGCCCGCTGCGCTCCTCCTTCCTGCGCGGCGACACCCGCTCGGTCACGCCGCTGCCCGCCCGCGAGACCCGGCCGAAGGTCACGGCCGACGAGGTACGGCGGGCCGTGCGCGCGTTCGCCGGGCCGGCCATGTCGGCGCCCGTCACGCTCACCGCGGGCGGCAAGCGGTTCACGGTCGGGCAGGCGGTGCTGGGCGAGCACCTGGCGATGCGGCCGGACGACAGCGGAAGACTGAGACCGGAGCTGGACGCCAAGGCGCTGCGCGACGATCCCGCCGTGGCCGGTCCCCTGGAGGACGTCACCACCACCGCCGAGAACGCCAGGCTGCGGCCGGACGGCGACAAGGCCGTGGTCACCGAGGACGCCAGGTTGGGCCAGGAGGTCACCGACACGGCGCTGGGCAAGGCGGTGCTGCCGCTGCTCACCAAGTCGGGCGCGGAGCGCAGCGGCGAGGTGGCCGTGCACCGGATCCAGCCCGAGATCACCCGCGAGAACGCCGCGGAGCTGGGACTGACGGAGACGATGTCCTCCTTCACCGTCCACTTCGAACCGGCGGAGTACCGCACCAAGAACGTCGGCCGGGCCGTGGAACTCGTCGACGGCTCCCTCGTCAGGCCGGACGAGACGTGGAGCTTCAACCGGACCGTCGGCGAGCGCACCGAGGCCAACGGCTTCGTCGAGGGCATCATCATCCTCAACGACCAGTTCACGAAGGCGTCGGGCGGTGGCGTCTCGGCCGTGGCGACGACCGTGTACAACGCGCTGTTCTTCGCCGGGGTCAAGCCCGTGGAGCACGGCGCGCACTCCTTCTACATCGAGCGCTACCCGGAGGGCCGCGAGGCGACGGTGGCCTGGGGCAGCCTGGATCTGCGGTTCACCAACGACTCCGGCAAGGCGATCTACATCCAGGCCGAGTCCACGGACACGTCCGTGACGGTCTCCTTCCTCGGCACCAGGAAGTACGACGAGATCAAGTCGGTCAAGGGCCCGCGCACCGAGGTGAAGAAGCCCGAGAAGAAGGTGAGCGACGACAAGGAGTGCGTGCCGCAGACGCCGCTCGAAGGGTTCGACGTCACCGTGGAGCGGGTCTTCTACAACGACGGCCGGGAAGTGAAGCGGGAGCCGTTCCGCACGCACTACACGCCGCGCGACGAGATCGTCTGCGAGTGA
- a CDS encoding DUF998 domain-containing protein — MRSVPKWVLLSSACAPAVLIIGWMVAAALRGPVYDPAAQTISVLAAPGGSGYWVMTGAFIALGACHLLTAWGLRPAAPPGRVALAAGGVSALVVALVPAPSSGGSLSHGSVAVVGFTVLAAWPVLAIRTGDSVPWALRPLPSLGATVVMAVGAAWFLLELHLHGVAGVAERAVTTLQSVWPFVVALSCLRHAAREAPTR, encoded by the coding sequence GTGCGATCTGTTCCGAAATGGGTCCTGCTGTCGTCGGCGTGCGCCCCTGCCGTGTTGATCATCGGCTGGATGGTGGCGGCGGCACTGCGAGGCCCCGTCTACGACCCCGCCGCTCAGACCATCAGCGTCCTGGCGGCCCCCGGAGGCTCCGGCTACTGGGTGATGACGGGCGCGTTCATCGCCCTGGGCGCCTGTCACCTGCTCACCGCCTGGGGGCTGCGCCCTGCCGCGCCCCCCGGCCGGGTGGCACTGGCGGCCGGGGGAGTGTCCGCCCTGGTGGTGGCCCTGGTCCCGGCGCCGAGCAGCGGCGGCTCCCTGAGCCACGGCTCGGTCGCCGTCGTCGGGTTCACCGTCCTGGCGGCATGGCCCGTCCTGGCCATCCGAACCGGCGACAGCGTCCCATGGGCCCTGCGGCCCTTACCCTCCCTGGGAGCCACCGTGGTGATGGCGGTGGGCGCGGCATGGTTCCTGCTCGAGCTGCATCTTCACGGCGTCGCCGGTGTGGCCGAACGCGCGGTCACGACACTCCAGTCGGTCTGGCCCTTCGTGGTAGCTCTCTCCTGCCTGCGCCACGCCGCACGCGAGGCGCCCACGAGGTGA
- the tpg gene encoding telomere-protecting terminal protein Tpg, which yields MDTVGDGLDAALRKAFTRPIPKSAGAQMRYLVRQLKGTRPVAELLGVTQRTVERYVKDQIKKPRADLAQRMEREVTARWQPQIRARARQTAATTDGIVIDTRARFGYTAAPGTTDDARLRHLTVALPPQYAARLFETKESGGTEQQLRDIAAEALGEVYFRDNGRRAHGLEVEFTDVEHLEFDL from the coding sequence ATGGACACGGTCGGGGACGGTCTCGACGCCGCGCTGCGGAAGGCGTTCACGCGCCCGATCCCCAAGAGCGCGGGCGCGCAGATGCGCTACCTGGTCAGGCAGCTCAAGGGCACCAGGCCGGTGGCCGAGTTGCTCGGCGTCACCCAGCGCACCGTCGAACGGTATGTGAAGGACCAGATCAAAAAGCCCCGTGCCGACCTCGCGCAGCGCATGGAGCGCGAGGTCACAGCGCGGTGGCAGCCCCAGATCCGGGCCAGGGCCAGACAAACGGCGGCCACCACCGACGGCATCGTCATCGACACCCGCGCCCGGTTCGGTTACACCGCCGCCCCCGGCACCACCGACGACGCCCGGCTGCGCCATCTCACCGTCGCTCTGCCTCCGCAGTACGCCGCCCGCCTCTTCGAGACCAAGGAATCAGGCGGCACGGAACAGCAACTGCGCGACATCGCGGCCGAGGCGCTGGGCGAGGTGTACTTCCGCGACAACGGCCGCCGCGCCCACGGCCTGGAAGTCGAGTTCACCGACGTGGAGCACCTCGAGTTCGACCTCTGA
- a CDS encoding MASE1 domain-containing protein, translated as MAAVVGSRDLRTPVVVALQTLAVAACYYVSGQLGLLRELVVDGSVVTPIWPPTGVSVAFLLIFGLRCWPGIALGAFLVILSLTSLSPSAFGVLAGNTVAPVVGYLLLRRAGFRTDLARLRDGLALVFLGAFTAMLISSTVGAGLLLVTGKPDWASFWAVWLAWWVGDAMGVLIVTPVLLLLSRVRPPLRLSRWKEASGLALIISCVVPLAAYAPANLLFLTYPLLIWAALRFQLAGSMLCALFASIMATVAATDGAGPFEQLTRVEVMIKLQAFNGAMALTALILSAVITEQINTRRSVERACQELVEVLEHLTAGESADGRAPLEDGGLGRQDE; from the coding sequence ATGGCTGCTGTGGTGGGTAGCCGGGATCTGCGTACGCCGGTCGTCGTCGCTCTGCAGACGCTGGCCGTCGCCGCCTGCTACTACGTCTCGGGGCAGCTGGGCCTGCTGCGGGAACTGGTCGTCGACGGCTCGGTCGTCACCCCCATCTGGCCTCCCACCGGCGTCTCGGTCGCCTTCCTGCTGATCTTCGGGCTGCGCTGCTGGCCGGGGATCGCCCTGGGCGCCTTCCTCGTCATCCTGTCCCTCACCTCCCTGAGCCCCTCGGCGTTCGGCGTCCTGGCGGGCAACACGGTCGCACCCGTCGTGGGGTACCTACTGCTGCGCCGGGCCGGTTTCCGTACCGATCTGGCGCGCTTGCGGGACGGGCTCGCCCTGGTGTTCCTGGGCGCGTTCACCGCCATGCTGATCAGCTCGACCGTGGGCGCCGGTCTCCTGCTCGTCACGGGCAAGCCCGACTGGGCGAGCTTCTGGGCCGTGTGGCTGGCCTGGTGGGTGGGCGACGCGATGGGCGTGCTGATCGTCACCCCGGTGCTGCTCCTGCTGTCCCGTGTCCGCCCGCCGCTGCGACTGTCGCGCTGGAAGGAGGCCTCGGGTCTGGCGCTGATCATCTCCTGTGTCGTTCCGCTGGCCGCGTACGCCCCGGCCAATCTGCTCTTCCTCACCTATCCCCTGCTGATCTGGGCGGCTCTGCGCTTCCAGCTGGCCGGCAGCATGCTGTGCGCCCTCTTCGCGTCGATCATGGCCACGGTGGCGGCGACCGACGGGGCCGGGCCGTTCGAGCAGCTGACCCGGGTGGAGGTGATGATCAAGCTCCAGGCGTTCAACGGGGCGATGGCCCTGACGGCCCTGATCCTGTCGGCCGTGATCACCGAGCAGATCAACACCCGGCGTTCGGTGGAGCGCGCGTGCCAGGAACTGGTCGAGGTCCTGGAGCACCTCACCGCGGGCGAGTCGGCGGACGGCCGGGCCCCTCTGGAGGACGGCGGGCTCGGGCGGCAGGACGAGTGA
- a CDS encoding acetoacetate decarboxylase family protein produces MTEPFPPEPWQLRGDMFVGLWLVPRQELPGWPLPAGVRPVRVGRRCALVTFWVDYRPGGTLAYRELLVALAVRDGRGPAACAVEVWVDDERSLVGGRTLWGIPKQRGDFVFGDTTPTSRAGRRGPGPGTMRARMSVGQREPVGDAGPSVMGLHQDLLPLPGRLPVRSRLVQSHPVHGVCEVPLTLSGRLRLGRARLVAEPGGPLDCLHGRRALLAASVRGFRMTVGSAEGRSR; encoded by the coding sequence GTGACCGAACCCTTTCCCCCGGAGCCGTGGCAGCTGCGGGGCGACATGTTCGTCGGACTGTGGCTCGTGCCGCGGCAGGAGCTGCCCGGTTGGCCGCTTCCCGCCGGGGTGCGACCGGTCAGGGTGGGACGGCGGTGCGCCTTGGTGACGTTCTGGGTGGACTACCGGCCCGGCGGCACGCTGGCCTACCGGGAGCTGCTGGTGGCGTTGGCGGTGCGTGACGGGCGGGGGCCGGCGGCATGCGCTGTGGAGGTGTGGGTGGACGACGAGCGCTCGCTCGTCGGTGGCCGGACGTTGTGGGGCATTCCCAAGCAGCGTGGGGACTTCGTCTTCGGCGACACGACACCGACATCGCGAGCGGGCAGGCGCGGGCCGGGCCCGGGCACGATGCGTGCACGCATGTCCGTGGGGCAGCGCGAGCCTGTCGGGGACGCGGGCCCGTCGGTGATGGGCCTCCACCAGGATCTGCTGCCCTTGCCGGGACGTCTTCCGGTACGCAGCCGGCTGGTGCAGTCACATCCCGTGCACGGTGTGTGCGAGGTGCCGTTGACACTGTCGGGCCGCCTCCGTCTGGGGCGAGCCCGGCTGGTGGCCGAGCCCGGCGGCCCGCTCGACTGTCTGCACGGCCGGAGAGCACTGCTGGCGGCTTCCGTGCGCGGCTTCCGTATGACCGTCGGCAGCGCCGAGGGCAGGTCACGGTGA
- the tap gene encoding telomere-associated protein Tap, with the protein MSELFDAVDALVASRSPLPPPAERKRLRQAHGLTLDEVAAALQVRRATVSGWEAGKTEPRPPERDAYARLLKQLAQLYPATNAAAPPKDTSVPETPATPAPAAPASSAAEPPKVRTRPTGPAPEAAPGNAAPRPTGPAAVPRPAAATTRPTSTTRRPGTKKAAPANTPTTEADPRFANGPLLVIDADDDSQVTGYGIGGLVLDVPAKSLPALVEWTLKEAQLGAGRLHGSGKDADPLLVLTEAACERYGLPLELSDAERLAGRLPDGHKILRQLDRADWQLTRRGFGPWARIYRPAQGRQRQCVQLCIPSWNALDARTWGHAARLEPAELARVLGTYAARVMTPRGSTAVTGLELMTALNPPTRASEADETGKRHKEHRPGSLGEHPIDCAPCEAPDGHPLLAGLPRFHQRGPAEMLFEEAYDWARELTDAECMRRYLVGIDVNLAFGAAANGAVVGLATPPVHVTNPVFDPTLPGAWLVDLSHVDLSNVLVGKEWRRLESALLPSPFTPTGERPQGPAWYATPTVAYAVELGYDIAPTEAWVRQDKGRFLDGWYKRLRDAYVDTMADLGVGEKLRTPEFLKAMDGYKQRDPEMAIVLDAIKSTVKGGIGKLRERAHGGGWKPGQPWPALARPTWRPDIRAAVISRARINMHRKMLNLAAATGRYPVAVLSDCAVYAADGPSPLHVLPYDADGKTVPGSFRLGVSPGMVKHEGTQTTLWAEAVREQHGQVLNLARYIKTGEVTAKDDGE; encoded by the coding sequence ATGTCCGAGCTGTTCGACGCGGTCGACGCCCTGGTCGCGTCCCGCTCCCCGCTGCCGCCCCCGGCGGAACGCAAGCGGCTGCGCCAGGCCCACGGCCTGACGCTGGACGAGGTGGCCGCCGCTCTGCAAGTGCGGCGCGCGACGGTCAGCGGCTGGGAGGCCGGCAAGACCGAACCGCGCCCGCCGGAGCGCGACGCGTACGCCCGCCTGCTGAAGCAGCTCGCCCAGCTCTACCCCGCCACCAACGCCGCGGCCCCTCCGAAGGACACGTCGGTTCCCGAGACACCTGCCACCCCTGCCCCTGCCGCGCCGGCGTCATCGGCAGCTGAACCGCCCAAAGTCCGCACACGACCCACAGGCCCGGCCCCGGAGGCTGCTCCCGGGAACGCCGCACCGCGCCCCACCGGCCCTGCCGCCGTGCCGCGTCCGGCGGCCGCGACGACCAGGCCGACGTCGACGACGCGCCGCCCCGGCACGAAGAAGGCAGCCCCTGCGAACACCCCGACGACCGAAGCCGACCCGCGGTTCGCGAACGGGCCGCTGCTCGTCATCGACGCCGACGACGACTCCCAGGTGACCGGCTACGGCATCGGCGGCCTGGTCCTCGACGTGCCCGCCAAGTCGCTTCCCGCGCTGGTGGAGTGGACGCTGAAGGAGGCGCAGCTCGGGGCGGGGCGGCTGCACGGCTCCGGCAAGGACGCCGACCCGCTGCTCGTGCTCACCGAGGCCGCGTGCGAGCGATACGGACTCCCGCTGGAGCTGTCGGACGCCGAGCGGCTCGCCGGACGCCTCCCCGACGGCCACAAGATCCTCAGGCAGCTCGACCGGGCCGACTGGCAGCTGACCAGGCGAGGTTTCGGGCCGTGGGCGCGGATCTACCGCCCCGCCCAGGGCCGTCAGCGCCAGTGCGTGCAGTTGTGCATCCCGTCGTGGAACGCGCTCGACGCCCGCACCTGGGGCCACGCCGCGCGGCTCGAGCCGGCGGAACTCGCCCGCGTGCTGGGTACCTACGCGGCCCGGGTGATGACGCCGCGCGGCTCGACGGCCGTCACCGGCCTGGAGCTGATGACCGCCCTCAACCCGCCGACCCGGGCGAGCGAGGCGGACGAGACGGGGAAACGGCACAAGGAACACCGGCCCGGCTCGCTGGGCGAGCACCCGATCGACTGCGCACCGTGCGAGGCTCCGGACGGGCACCCACTGCTCGCCGGCCTGCCCCGCTTCCACCAGCGGGGCCCGGCCGAGATGCTGTTCGAGGAGGCGTACGACTGGGCGCGCGAGCTCACCGATGCCGAATGCATGCGGCGGTACCTGGTCGGCATCGACGTCAACCTCGCCTTCGGCGCTGCCGCCAACGGTGCCGTCGTCGGCCTGGCGACGCCGCCCGTGCACGTCACCAACCCCGTCTTCGACCCGACGCTGCCCGGGGCATGGCTCGTCGACCTCTCCCACGTCGACCTCTCCAACGTCCTGGTCGGCAAGGAGTGGCGCCGGCTGGAGAGCGCGTTGCTGCCCAGCCCGTTCACGCCCACCGGCGAGCGCCCGCAGGGCCCGGCCTGGTACGCGACTCCGACGGTGGCGTACGCGGTGGAGCTCGGCTACGACATCGCCCCGACCGAGGCCTGGGTGAGGCAGGACAAGGGCAGGTTCCTGGACGGCTGGTACAAGCGGCTGCGTGACGCCTACGTCGACACCATGGCGGACCTCGGGGTGGGCGAGAAGCTGCGCACCCCGGAGTTCCTGAAGGCGATGGACGGCTACAAGCAGCGCGACCCGGAGATGGCGATCGTCCTGGACGCGATCAAGTCCACGGTCAAGGGCGGCATCGGCAAACTGCGCGAACGGGCACATGGCGGCGGCTGGAAGCCCGGACAACCCTGGCCCGCCCTCGCCCGCCCGACGTGGCGGCCCGACATCCGCGCCGCCGTCATCTCCCGGGCCCGGATCAACATGCACCGCAAGATGCTCAATCTGGCCGCGGCAACCGGCCGATATCCGGTGGCGGTCCTGTCGGACTGCGCCGTCTACGCCGCCGACGGCCCCAGCCCGCTCCACGTCCTGCCGTACGACGCCGACGGCAAGACGGTGCCCGGCAGCTTCCGGCTCGGGGTGTCGCCGGGCATGGTCAAGCACGAGGGCACCCAGACCACCTTGTGGGCCGAAGCAGTGCGTGAGCAACACGGCCAGGTCCTCAACCTCGCCCGCTACATCAAGACCGGTGAGGTCACAGCCAAGGACGACGGAGAATAG